A region of the Edaphobacter lichenicola genome:
TTCTCCAGCAGCACGCGGTTCTTCAGTGTCTGGTGCCAGCGTCGTTGCATTGGGTTCGATGCGGCGAGGGTACCTTCTCATGCGTCTGGCCGAGGATTAAGGCGGCGCTTGCTAAGGAGGATGAGTTCATTTCCAAGGCTGCGCAAGCGGAGAGAAACCAAACACGACCGTCTATCGCTATCCAGGTCAGAATCATGACTTCTCTCGGCATAATGGAACACACACTACAACGCCGCTGCGGCAGCCCTTGCCAACGGGACGGACACGGGAGTTCCTGCATCAATATCTATGGTGACCTTCGGTCGCCGTAGATGCATTTCACCGTCTGGAGCAAGTGACCTTCTCAGTCAGCAAGCGAGGCGACATGTACCTGCGCAAGATCCTCATCCATGGCACACGAGCGGCCGTCGTGCGCATCAAGCGAGACCGGGCACCCATCTGAGCCTGTCTCGATGCATTCGATTCAAGAGCTTCCCCTTGCTGTCGCGCTGCGGACCATACATTCACGGGACGAATCGTTCGATTAAAGACTGCGAAGGGCCGTCATGAAGTTTTCGATCTTGCGGGTCGACGACGCTTTGCCGGATTTGAGGTTGCGCTCAATGCACAACCCAGAAAAAAAGGACAGGACCATCTCCGCAATTGCGGAAGGAGCCATCTTGGGTTTTTCGACTTCGATATTCATGGCGAGGAGGCGCTGCACTAGCGCCAGATTGTCGTTCACGACCCCATACGCCTCATTCGGAAGGATAGCCAGCTCTCGCATGGAGTTGATAGAAAAGCACCCCTGCTGTTCCCCCTTGTTGAGAGGCCCGTTCTTGAGAAAACTTTCGACATTATTCCAGCCGAGAGGCTCCTTAGTGAGAAGCCCCCTCTTTCCCTGGCTCTCAATGTAGTACCGAAGGCACGCCACAAAAAGATCTTCCTTGTTTCGGAACTCCGTATACAGCCCTGACTTGTTCACGCCTGTGGCTCGTTCCAGGTCCTGCAGGCTTGTGTCCGCGAACCCGTGCTTCCAGAAGACAGGCATTGCCCTCTGCAGCACTTCCTCTCGGCTAAAGTTCTTCGGACGCCCCATCTATATATTATCCGATAAAGAACCAAATAGTTCAATATCTCTGCATCCTCGGAGCATCTCCGTCATCAGTATAGAACTGAGTGGTTCACAATCTTCTGATCGGGCAGTGTCGTAGTCAGTTGAATCAGTGGCGTGGTGAATCTTTCCTCGGAAAGCAAAGGAGATCTATGTCTACGTTGGCAAACAAAGTGGCACTCGTTACCGGCGGGTCCCGAGGCATTGGCGCAGCGATTGCAAAGCGTCTGGCTGCAGATGGAGCAAGCGTGGTCATCACATACGCGAAGGACGCAGGCGCGGCTTCCGCCGTGGTCAAAGCGATTGAACTTGGTGGCGGAAAAGCGATCGCGATCCAGGCGGATGCAGCCGACGTTAAAGCCGTCAAGAGTGCTGTCGAGAAGGCCGTTGCGACTTTCGGCCAGCTGGATGTGCTGGTGAACAATGCCGGCACGGCCATTCCGAAGCCGTTTGAGGAGACGACGCAGGAGGAGATGGATCGCGTGATCGACATTAACATCCGCGGCGTATTCGCCACCACACAGGCGGCGCTGAAGCACATGAAGGACGGTGGCCGCATCATCATGATCGGATCGGCGGTGGGAGAGCGTGCCGTTGCGCCCGGACTCGTGCCCTACGCCGCCACGAAGGGAGCCGTCAAGATGTTCACGCAGGCGTTATCCAGAGAGGTCGGGAGCCGGGGCATCACGGTCAACAACGTCCAGCCGGGTCCGATCGACACGGATCTGAATCCAGCCTCGGGCGATTGGGCGGTACCGCAGAAGGCAGCCACAGCACTCAATCGCTATGGGCACGTTGAGGAGATCGCCGCAATGGTGGCGTTCGTCGCCGGTCCTGAATCCCCATACATCACCGGGGCGAATCTGACCGTGGATGGCGGAATGAATGCCTGAGACAGTGCATCTGCAAGGTTATTGGCCGAAAAAACAATCCATCCGCGATGTGAAAGGGCGAGAGAGAGGGCAATGACCACACTTGAAAATAAGACAGCGCTTGTGACTGGCGCATCGAGAGGAATTGGCCGCGCAACGGCGTTGGCGCTTGCTGAGGCTGGGGCGCACGTCCTGGTTCATTATGGCCGGTCAAAACAGGAAGCAGAGTCTCTGGTTGCCGAAATCCAGAGGAAAGGCGGACACGCAGATGCAATCTCAGCGGACCTGGGAACCCCGGACGGTGCCGCACTGCTCGCCAAACAGGTGCACTCCATTATCGGCGATCGATTGGATGTGCTTGTGCTCAACGCTGGAATCAGCAAGTCGGCGCGCATCGCAGATTACACGGTAGAGGATTTTGACAACCTCTTTGCCGCAAACGTCCGAGGCCCGTTCTTCCTGGTGCAGCAACTACTGCCCGTTCTAGGTGAGGGTTCAAGTATTGTTGCTATCTCCTCTGCGGTAGCTCGTACAGTGGTTGGCAAACCCGGCATGGAAAATCCGTCGATTCTTGCTTACGCCTCTACGAAAGGGGCACTTGAGACTCTGGTCAAGAACTGGGCAGCTATTCTAGGGCCGCGCGGCATACGCGTTAACGCTGTCGCTCCTGGCGTCATCGATACGGATATGTCGAATTTTACGAAGACGGAAGCAGGCCGCGAGGTCACGCTTGGAATGCAGGCATTGAAGCGAATCGGCAAGCCAGAGGATATTGCAGACGCAGTCGCTTTTATGGCATCCGACGGGGCGCGCTGGATCACGGGTGCCAGTATTCCCGTCGATGGCGGTTCGAAGCTTTAACTGGCAACGTGAGGAACGTAATGGATACAAAGTCGAGCAAAGGCAAAGAGGTCAAGATTCCTAGCCCGGATCATCCCATCACGATTTCACAAGCTGCCGGCAAGGTCCGCGTAACAGTCGCTGGACAGACAGTGGCTGAATCGACACGAGCTCTTCGACTGGAGGAGAAGGGATATCCACCCGTCTACTACGTGCCGCGAAGCGATGCGGATATGTCATTGCTCGTTCGAACAACGCATTACACCTACTGTCCGTACAAGGGTGACTGTACGTACTACAGCATTCCCATCGGCGGAACGAAATCGGAATATGCCGTTTGGACGTACGAAAAACCTTATGAGGCAGTCGTCAGCATTAAAGATCATCTGGCGTTCTATCCCACGCGGGTCGATGCAATCGAAGTGATTTCTCAAACACGTCCAATCGATCTATGCAGGAGTTCATGTGATGTCGAACCAGCGCTTTTCATACCATATCGAATGGGAGACCTCGATCTTCCTAACCGCATTGTCATGGCGCCTCTCACTCGGATGCGTGCGCAATCGCATGATCATGTGCCGACGGCCCTGCAGGCAGAGTATTACGCGCAACCTGCTTCCGCCGGACTGATCATCGTAGAGGCCACCGCGATTAGCCCGGAAGGTTTTGGCTGAGCCGATACGCCAGGACTGTGGACGGAGGAGCAGTTCCGCCGCGGATGGCGACGCGTTACGGATGCCGTCCATGCAGCCGGCGGCCGCATCATTGCACAACTCTGGCACACCGGGGCGATCTCACATCCAGAACTACTGGTCGGCGCGCAGCCCGTCTCCGCATCGAACGTCGATCCAGGCCAGATCTCGGTGACGCGGACGGGACGGAAGCCGACCGTAACACCCGGCCTCTGACGAAGCAGGAGATTCAAGCGGACTTCGCGCGAGCTGCGCGAAACGCGCTGGACGCCGGCTTCGATGGTGTCCAGATCCTTGCGAACTATCTCTATCTGATCTCGCGGTTTCTGAATGCCACCACCAATCTGCGCAAAGACGAGTACGGCGGAAGCCTGGAAAGTCGGTTGCGTTTTCTTTTCGAGATTGTCGAGTCGGTCATGGGTGAGGTCGAAGCACAACAGGTTGGAGTCAAGATCAGCCCCATGCACGAAGGCGGTGCATCAGGCCAACGACGAGACCCTGCCAGTCACCGAATACGCAATTCAGAAGCATACGCCGCGCTGGTGCTCGAGACTACAACCTGTGAGGCGCCTGGAGAGGCGGTGGTTTAGGCAGCAAGGACTGCATTTCAGATCGCAGGCGCAGCTCTGTCTTTGAGATTCAGGCGATGCAGGGCAAATTGACCTTTGCGAATACGGTGGAGCAGTTCGACGCCGGTGATTGTGATGGCGGCGTAGTCGAAGTTCTTGAAGCCGAGCATGGGCCTGGTTCGGGACTTGATACCCCGATAATCCTGTTCGATCAGATTGTTCAAGTATTTCGACGATCGCAGTTTGGTCCGCTTCCATGCCTCGTCTTCGTTTGGAATTTCACGCACTGCTCGATGCGAAGCGGCATAGCCGTCAAGCGTGATGCTGACAGGTGCGCGCAGCTGCGTGCGAAGCGCTTTGCGGAAAAAGGCCTTGGCCGCTGCTACATCCCGCTTCGGACTCAGTCGGAAGTCGACGATGTTGCCATCCCGGTCGACGGCGCGATACAGGTAGACCCAACGGCCACGGACCTTCAGATACGTCTCGTCAACACGCCACGAGCGACCGCTCCTGCGTGCATAGCCATTCCAGCGCTTCTCGAACTCCGGAACATATCTCTGTACCCAGCGCATGATCGTGGTATGCGCAATATCCAACCCGCGTTCGGCCATCATCGCGACTAGATCACGGAGGCTGAGTTTGTAGCGGAGATACCAGCGCACGCACAAGACGATGATCTCGCGATCAAAATGTCGCCCCGCAAATAGCTCCTTCATCCCCTTCAGCTCGCCCATCTACCGGTCCTCGATGCCTCAATCCACTACTCTAATCGGTTCCAGCATGCTGTTTGCACCAGAGCCGCTGAGACTAACCCGAATCGCGTCCCCGTTTCATTGACAGTGGTGTCGCTGACTGAGATCAGCACCCGACCGCACTCGCCTTGTCAGTTCTGACCTTGAGCACTCCGCCGGTCTCCTTCATCGCCTCGATACCATTCAGCATGAGGTTCATCAGTACCTGCTGCAGTCGCACCCGTCCCCGTGATTTTGGGGAGATCGGCGGTCTGGTCCGTACGAATCGAAACGGCATACTTGTTGGCTTCGCTCCGCAGCAGCAGGACCATTTTGCTGATGATTTCGCCCACGTCGGCCGGCTCTCGCTGTGGAGGCGTCTTCTTATACAACGACTGCAAACCTGTCTTACGCCGGTCGTAGAGGCGGGTCGTAGAAACGTTAGCATGCCCCAACCACTCCTGCACCTTGGCTACGTCCGGACCATTGGCAAGCGTCTTCGTCGCGGACGTTGCCGCATTGAATGGACGCAGGTGCCAACGCCTCTGCGCTGATGCCCGTTTCCTTCGCATACTTGATGACGACGTTCCGATAGACCGATCCGATCGAGATGCCGCGCCAGCGTGCCGGTTCATGTTCCGAGGGATCTACAAACTGCGCTAACTTTCCTTTCTGAAGCGCTCCCAGAAACGAATTCACGTTTCACAAACAAAAGGCGGGATTGTCCCTAAATTCCGACCACATCGTTCTCACCCTCTGCGGAGGATTTTAATCAGGAAGCAATCCATGACAAAAGCAAAAGAAGGGCGAGCAGCCAGCTATACGCAACGGGCAGTAGATCTCCAGGCTCAATACAATGCATTGGAGGTTGCGCGACGAAAACTCGCACGCAGGACAGGGCGGCGGCTCATCAAAGAGGAAGGTTCCATTGCGAAGGCAATTGCCACTCTCACAAACCCGGTCGTTGCCCAAGAAACGCGCACCGTTCCGCTTGTCGTCGGTCTAACTCGAGCCCAAGCGCGAGAAGAGGCGTTCAAATACATTTCCAGACGCTGGTCTACACTCACGCCGCCTTGCCCCTCCTGTCGGATGGGAAACGGCTTTCCAAAACGTTCCTGGCCCACTCGGGAATGGGCTGAGGAGGTTTGGGGAAGATAGCACGATGTCAACATATTGCGTTCTACGCGTGTCCCGTGCAGCCAGGCTTCTGGCATCTCGGCCACCACAGCAGGAAAACCCAAAGGCATAAGCAGCTACGGTCGAGCGTCGAGCTAACCCGACCCGAGATCGAGGAGGGCCGTGACAATCAATCACAAATCCGCGACGAGCAGTCGAACGTTGCCGAACAGAAGAGTTTGCAAGGAGGGTTTTTGACTGAAAATGTAATCGATAATCTGAACGGCCTGAACGAGATCAACCAGTTTGACGACTGGAGCGTGCGTCCGATCGCCCGTAAGTTGGGAATCCCAACCTCCTCGTCACCTTTCAGGTGATGCGAAGGACGTTGGGTACGGATGCAGAAACATGGACGTTGAAAGACGCTCAGGTCATATTGCGGCATGCCAGCATCTCGACAACCGGTGACGTGTATGTCCAGACGATTGAGCAGAGTGTTCTGCAAGCTGTGAACTCGCGCACGGCTGCAGTGCTCGAGGGCTGGACGGTACCGGTTGAGAGTATGGGTGTCGCAGGGCGGAACTTGAGAGGCATCGCAGCAAATTCGGTGAAGTTCGGCGAAGTCGAGAGAGGAGAACGCTGTAAGTAATTGATTTTATGGCTCCTGAGGTAGGACTCGAACCTACAACCCTTCGGTTAACAGCCGAATGCTCTGCCATTGAGCTACTCAGGAACATCTTTGGAGTGCGAGAAAACTCCCGCGCCTCTTCAGTTATAACAAATCGGGGTGGAGGGGTCAAAAGCTACCTTGATGGCGGTGTCGACAGAGCGTCAACATAGTGGCATCGAGCGTTTATAGCGGAGAGAGCTTGTGGAGTTGATCGGCACGTTGGACTGTTCCACTACTTTAACCCACTTCAGCGATTAGCCTCGCAATTTGCGAGTGTGGAGGAACCGCAACAGGCGGCGTAGTCGTTGCTGCCGCGTCTGCTTACGGGTAGAGCAGAACTGCGATGTTGTAGGCAGTGAAGGGGCCGTTGCGGTTTACGGAGCAGGCCCCGACTACGGCCTGGTGGTATTTGCCGGAGGCCAGTTTGCTTTTGAGCTGGCTGGGAATCTCGTTCAAACTTCCGGCGGTGTAGCGCATGATGTACCAGGGTTGGCGAGAACCCGCGTAACCAGAGGACATTGTGCAGGTTTGACGGGCCTCTGCGGTGGTTTCGGCGACGCGCATTCCTGACTGTGCGATCACGCTGGCGACGGTGCGCTCCTGCTGGTTAAGCGACAGGGTTTGAACGGTGCTGGCGAAGTCTTCTACTGCGTAGAGCTGGTGATCGCGGGTGACGATGGCGATTCCTATGGAGTCTACGTTGGGATCTAGAAGATTGGCGCGGTGGCCGGGCGAGTGCATCCAGAGATTGTGGATGATGACGGAGGTGGGGGCTTCGGCTACGTTTTCTGTGATGAGGCTGAAGTGTGCGCCAGCATTGGCTCCGCGGGCCGCGAGTGCGGGTTCGCCGTCGAACTGGTGGGAGATTTCGGCGTGGTCGGCCATCTCGCGGGCGTGGACCTGGGAGGCCTCGGCGAGGACGGGGTCGAAGCGAAGTGGCTGAAGTCCTTGATTGATGCGATCCTGGTTGGCGGCGGCGAGGAGGTATTGCTCGGCTACGGTGAGATTTGCTGAGGATTCGAAGGTCTGGGCCGGGAGGAGGTGCGCCGCCGAGAGCAGCAGGGTGGCCAGCGCGAAGTGGCGGAGGCGAGATTTCTGCAATGAAATCATAGACTTGACGCACGCTGCTGGGGAGGCTGGCATGAAGGTCATTCTAGGTTTGGGGTGCCGCTCTAGGTAATACAACTTTCTGGTCAGCATTCGAGGTTCTCTGCTGTGTCTATCGGTTGGGATGCGGGGAGGGTGAGGAAACGACGCTTGAAGTTGCAAACTTTAGTACTAAAAAACTTCAGCAGGGAAAACCTCACTTTTGCAGGGGGTTTTGCAGATTTCGACTGTTTTACGGTGGTGAAATCGTGGTGAAGTTGTGGTGGATTGCGTGGTAGATGTGGTGTTTTGGACGTGTGTTTTGCGGCGTCGGAAAACACGCCATGCTTTTCAAGTTTATTTTCAACTTGTTAGCCGGAGGGGTGTCTTTTTGGGATTGGAATCAGGGTAGTCAGGGGACGGCACCGGCAAACAGCAGGTTTCTCCATTGCACGGGACAAAAGACCGTCCCGCACCGGTCGAAAAGACAGATCTTCGGTCGTACTTTGTGTCGGTACCGCTCGGGGTCTGGGGGTTTGAAGTATTGGCGTATTCTGCATATGGAATGGCGTGTCCTGCGTAGCGTCGAATCGTTGGCCGGTTTACCTTTGAACCCATGTACAACGCAAAAGCATTCTCTGCTGCAAGTGCGACATCGCCGCTCGCCCCCACCACGATCGCGCGGCGCGATCCAACCGAAACCGATGTGCGGATTGAGATTCTCTTCTGCGGGATCTGTCACTCCGATCTTCATCAGGTTCGCAACGAGTGGAGCGGCGTTATGCCGACTGTCTACCCCTGCGTGCCGGGTCATGAGATCGTCGGCCGCGTTACCAAGACTGGTTCGGCGGTCACGAAGTTCAAGGTGGGCGATCTTGCCGCGGTCGGCTGCATGGTCGACTCCGACGGGACCTGCCCGGATTGCCGCGAGGGCTTCGAGCAGTTTTGCCCGAACATGACCCTTACCTATAACTTTCCCGACAAGCACACGGGTGGTGTGACCTATGGCGGCTACTCGGACAGCGTGGTGGTGGATCAGCGCTTCGTGCTCAAGGTTCCTTCGAACCTCAATTTGGCCGGAGTCGCGCCTCTGCTCTGCGCGGGCATTACGACCTATTCGCCTCTGCACCACTGGGGCGTGACCAAGGGCAAGAAGGTCGGGATCGTGGGGCTTGGCGGACTAGGCCACATGGGGGTGAAGTTTGCGCACGCGCTGGGAGCGCATGTTGTGCTGTTTACGACGTCGCCGGGCAAGAAGGATGATGCGATCCGCCTAGGCGCGGATGAGGTTGTCGTCTCGCGGAATGCCGATGAGATGGCCAAGCACGCGGGCAGCTTCGACTTTATCCTCGACGCGGTCTCGGCGGACCACGACATCAACGCGTTGCTTGGGCTGCTTCGCCGCGACGGCAACCTGTGCCTGGTCGGCGCTCCGGAGAAGCCACTTGCTGTGTCTGCCTTCAACCTGCTGTTTGGACGCCGCAGCCTCTCGGGTTCGCCGATTGGCGGAATCGCCGAGACCCAGGAGATGCTGGACTTCTGCGGCAAACACAACATCACTGCCGATGTGGAGGTGATTCCGATTCAGAAGGTCAACGAGGCTTATGAAAGACTGCTGAAGTCGGACGTGAAGTATCGCTTCTCGATCGACATGGCCTCCTTGAAATCATAACCATGAGCAAACGCTTTCGGATTCCCGGCCGGCTGGCAACACGTTTACACGAGTTGGGAGTCGGTGCGTCTGCGGTGCTTCAGAGTGCGGGATTGGCTCCGGGGCTACTCGATCAACCGCGCATCGTCGTAACGACCGAAGAGCTGTTCGCCTTGTGGCGGGGAGTGGGCGTGAATAGCCCGAACCCCGCCATTGGCCTCGAACTTGGCACCGAGACCAAGGCGGAACACTTCGATCCGATTGCGCTTGCGGCTCTCTCTACGGCCAGCTTCGGCGAAGCTATGGAGCAGATGGCCCGCTACAAACAACTCTCGTGTCCTGAGGAGATCATCCACGAGATGGATGACAGCGAGTGGAGCATTCAGTTTCGCTGGCTGCTCGCCGATAGCGTTGAGCCTGCGGTGCTCACCGATCTCTGTTTTGCGTGGGTGCTGTGCATTGCGCGGCATGGGACTGGGACTCGGATCTCTCCGCTGCGGCTTGAGCTTGCGCGCCAGCCGACGCATGCAAAGATCTTTGAGCGGCACTTCGGCTGTCCGATTGTGTTTGGCGCTGTTCGTAATGCGATCATCTTCCGTAGCTCGGATGCGGCTCTGCCGTTTGTGACGAGCAATGCCGAGCTTTTGGCTATGCTTGCACCGCAGTTTGATGAAGAGTTGAAGCAGCATAAGGGCGAGGAGAGTTTCCCTGAGAGGGTCCGGGCTGCGATCCAGAGAAAGCTTGCTGGGAGACGGCCGAAGATGCAGGAGATCGCGCGCGAACTGCACATCAGCTCGCGCACGTTGCAGCGACGGTTGCAGGATGCGGGGTATAGCTTTCAGCAGGTTCTTGAGGAGGCTCGGCATCAGCTGGCGCGGCACTATCTTAATAACTCTCTGCTTGAGCTGAATGAGACTGCTTATCTTCTGGGGTATGAGGACTCGAACTCTTTTGTGCGGGCTTTTCGGATGTGGGAGGGAACTCCTCCTGCGCATTGGCGGGGGGCGCAGAGGGAGAAGGTCCTGCCGGACGGGCGCCCTGCGCGGGCGGCGGTCACTTCGTGACTTGTGTACCGCTTCGCTTGGTGCTCCCGTTGGTCGCAGGTTAGATCGTGCCGACCAGCGGGAGGCCCTTTGTTGATGACGGTGACACGACCGGTATACCCGTCACGAAGTGACCGCGCTCCGCGCAGGAGGCCCGTCCGGCAGGACAACTTCGTTGCGGCGGCCTCGCTGGAGACGATGCAGATAGAGATAGATGACAGGGGTGACGTAGAGGGTGAGGGACTGTGAGAGCAGAAGTCCGCCGACGACTGCGATACCGAGAGGACGACGCGCTTCTCCCCCGATGCCCTGACCCCATGCAATAGGAGCCGCACCCAGCAGTGCCGCCATCGTGGTCATCATGATGGGACGGAAGCGCTGAAGACAGCCTTGATAGATAGCCTGCTCAGGCGGGAGTGCGTGGTTGCGCTCGGCGTCGAGAGCGAAGTCGACGATCATGATGGCGTTCTTTTTGACGATGCCGATGAGCAGGATGATGCCGAGGAAGGAGTAGAGGTTGAGATCCTGGCCAAAGATGAGCAGCGTGAGGAGTGCGCCGATGGCCGCGGCGGCCAGGCCGGAGAGGATGGTGATGGGGTGGATGAAGCTCTCGTAGAGAACGCCCAGGACGAGATAGATGACCATGACGGCGATGATGAGCAGGAGGCCGAGGCCTTTGAGGGAGCTCTGAAACTGCGCGGCTGTGCCCTGGAAGGTGAAGTTCATGCTGGCGGGGAGGCCCATCTGCGTGGCGGCGCGCAGCACGGCGCGGGTGGCGGCGTCGAGCGAGATGCCGGGCTTGAGATCGAAGTGAAAGGTGACGGCGGGAAACTGGCCGAGGTGATTGACGGTGAGAGGCGCGACGGTCTGGCTGAGCGTGGTTAGGGCGGAGAGGGGGACGAGGTGATTGGTGGTGGATGCGAGATAGATGCTGCCCATTGCTTGCGGGTCGCGTTGATACTCGCGGGCGACTTCGAGGATGACGTCGTACTGCTGGGAGGCGACGGTGATGGTGTTGGCGCGGCGATTTCCGTAGGCGTCGTAGAGGGTGTTGGCGATCTTTTCGGGGTCGATGTTGAGGGACATGGCGAGGTCGCGGCGGATGTCGACGTTGACGCGGGGGGCGCTCATCTGGAGGTCGGTGGAGACGTTGGTGAGTTCGGGAAGGGAGTCGAGTTTGTCTTTGAGGCGCGGCGCCCAACGGTAGAGCTCGTCTGCGTCAGGGCTTTGGAGGGCGGCGGAGTATTGGGATCGGGATTCGGTCTGGCCGAGGTCGACGAAGTCCGGCTGGCGGAGGTAGACCTTGAGGCCGGGGATGCGGTCGAGCTTCTTCTGAAGGTCGGCGATGATGGTTTTGACGTTGGGGCGGTGGCGGTCTCGACGGAGATTGATCCAGAGCCAGCCTTCGTTCTGGGCGTAGATGCCGGAGAGGTTGCTGTCCATCCATGGAATTGCTGCTAGCGCTTTGTTGACTTGCTCGGCGTTGGAGATCGTCTGGGCGAAGGAGCTGTCCTGCGGGGCTTCGATGTGTCCGGAGATGCCGCCGGTGTCGACGGCTGGCATGAAGCTTTTGGGGACGATGGCGAAGAGGATGGCGGTGATGGCTGTCATCGCGATGCTGGCGGCGATGGTGGCGCGGGGGTGACGGAGGACTCGATCGAGGGAATGGCGGTAGGCGCGCTCGAGTGCGGAGTAGAGGCGCTCGGTGCGGCGATGGAACCAGTTGTCTGCGTGGGTGCGCTCGCTGAGGAAGCGGCTGGAGAGCATGGGGGTGAGGGTGAGCGCGGAGAGGCCGGAGAGCAGGATGGAGACTGAGATGGTGACGGCGAACTCGCGAAGGAGTCGGCCGAGGACTCCGTTGAGGAAGAGGATGGGAAGGAAGACGGCGACGAGGGAGAGGGTCATGGAGAGGATGGTGAAGGCGACTTCGGCGGCTCCGTCGAGCGCGGCGGTGAGCGGGGATTTGCCCATCTCGCGATGGCGGACGATGTTCTCGAGCATGACGATGGCGTCGTCGACGATGAAGCCTACGGAGAGGGTGATGGCCATCATGGAGAACATGTCGATGGTGTAGTGGAGAAGGCGCATGGCGATGAAGGAGCCGAGGATGGAGACGGGGATGGTGGCGCTGGCGATGAGGGTGGAGGAGACGGTGCCGAGGAAGGCGAAGATGACGAAGACGACGAGAACGATGGTGAGGATGAGGGTGTGGTTGACTTCGGAGATAGAGTCGCGGACGATGTCGGCGTCGTCGGAGACTCGGCCGAAGGTTACGCCGGGAGGTAAGACGCTGCGGAGGTTTTGGACTGCGGCTTTGACTTGATCGGCGACCTCGACGGTGTTTGCGCCGGGCTGCTTCCGCACTGCGAGGATGACGCCGCGCCGACCGTTGATCCAGAAGGTATGCTTATCGTTGCTGGAGCTGTTGAAGACCTGGGCGACCTGGCTGAGGCGTAGCGGGACTCCGTTGCGGTAGGCGATGACGAGGTCGGAGAACTGGTCGGCGGTGGTGAGCTGGCTGTTGGCCTGGAGGGAGTAGTCTCTGGCCTCGCCGTAGAGGGTGCCGGTGGGCAGGCTTGCGCTGTTGGTGGTGAGGGCGGTGCGGAGTTGCTCGAGATCGAGGCCATAGGCGGCGAGGCGTGCGGGGTCGGCTTGGACGCGGATGGCAGGACGCTCGGGGCCGTAGACCTCGACCT
Encoded here:
- a CDS encoding efflux RND transporter permease subunit — protein: MRFTEFFIRRAITTTLLISAIAGFGLLSYLSLPVSNLPEVEYPTIHVSASIPGANPDSMASTVATPLESEFSRIPGIENMTSSSSVGDTDITLQFALNRSVDAAAQDVQAAISRATGSLPPGMPEPPSYSKVNPADDPIIWLEMHSQTMSFEEFSRYATQIVSKQISMVNGVSQVEVYGPERPAIRVQADPARLAAYGLDLEQLRTALTTNSASLPTGTLYGEARDYSLQANSQLTTADQFSDLVIAYRNGVPLRLSQVAQVFNSSSNDKHTFWINGRRGVILAVRKQPGANTVEVADQVKAAVQNLRSVLPPGVTFGRVSDDADIVRDSISEVNHTLILTIVLVVFVIFAFLGTVSSTLIASATIPVSILGSFIAMRLLHYTIDMFSMMAITLSVGFIVDDAIVMLENIVRHREMGKSPLTAALDGAAEVAFTILSMTLSLVAVFLPILFLNGVLGRLLREFAVTISVSILLSGLSALTLTPMLSSRFLSERTHADNWFHRRTERLYSALERAYRHSLDRVLRHPRATIAASIAMTAITAILFAIVPKSFMPAVDTGGISGHIEAPQDSSFAQTISNAEQVNKALAAIPWMDSNLSGIYAQNEGWLWINLRRDRHRPNVKTIIADLQKKLDRIPGLKVYLRQPDFVDLGQTESRSQYSAALQSPDADELYRWAPRLKDKLDSLPELTNVSTDLQMSAPRVNVDIRRDLAMSLNIDPEKIANTLYDAYGNRRANTITVASQQYDVILEVAREYQRDPQAMGSIYLASTTNHLVPLSALTTLSQTVAPLTVNHLGQFPAVTFHFDLKPGISLDAATRAVLRAATQMGLPASMNFTFQGTAAQFQSSLKGLGLLLIIAVMVIYLVLGVLYESFIHPITILSGLAAAAIGALLTLLIFGQDLNLYSFLGIILLIGIVKKNAIMIVDFALDAERNHALPPEQAIYQGCLQRFRPIMMTTMAALLGAAPIAWGQGIGGEARRPLGIAVVGGLLLSQSLTLYVTPVIYLYLHRLQRGRRNEVVLPDGPPARSAVTS